The DNA sequence TTACTACTATACGCCAGTTTAGAAGGGAGACGCCTAAACTGACGATTTACATTTCCCTATTTTTCGTCATATAAGGATGCAGATTCCAAGTCGCTAGGAAGAGCATTTCAAGAGTCTCTCtttacttttacattttttcttctttattcttACAATAATATGTTTACAGCTTTGTATTTTTAAGTTTCAGAGAAAAGATCTGAAATTTATGAACATCACCTTTAAAAGAAAAGTCAGTTAGTTTGCTCTTCTgcttaatgaaataaaataataataataaaatgacttATTTTGGAAGTTTCAGTTTATTGTTCCCACTGCTTTTACCTGTTACTGCTCTTTTACAATAATTTTGCATTGATCCTTTTAAGCTTGGAATAGTGTGTTTCTATGTTTTGTATTACTGCCTTGATGGTTTTCTTTACTCTGAAGAAGAAGTACTTATACTAGTGGACAACATGTCAAGGCAGCTTCCATCAGAGTTATATTTGACTGCCAAATTGCTAGTGTGTCTCTGAACTCCACATGTAACAGGAACGTTACAAATTCCATCTAAAAAACAGAGTTTAAAATCGAATTTTGAATGCGGTTGTTGCAACAGGTGAAGTCCATGTATTGACCAACATGGTCCctgatgtcatgtgactgtggcaAGCTGAACAAAACTGCAAAGTGTTTTAGttgttcatgtgtttttaaaggaaGATGGCATCTTCCGTGAACGCCATCATTTTGTTTGGGTAAATTCTTGGTCATTATTAACCAAGAAAATGCCCGTCGTCATTCACACAGCTGATTCTGTACAGAAAAACTTGTAACATTGACTGTAAAGCAGATTATTCCAGGAGCCTTCACTCACTGTTTACACTCTTAAACATGAACTCAGACGTGGTGAGGCTTCTCCGACTTCCCTGGTCGGAAATCTGTGTTCGCTCCCGCGTAACTTCAtggttttctttaaaaaaacacgaATAACTAAAACACTTTGCCGTTTTTCTGAGTCAATATATATTAGGAAACTGCTTGTTGTCATTCACACAGCTGATTCTGCACAGAAAAAACTTGTAACATTGACTCTAATGTAAAGTATTCCAGGTGCCTTCACTCACTGTTTACACTCTTAAACATGAACTCAGACGTGGTGAGGCTTCTCCGACTTCCCTGGTCGGAAATCTATGTTCGCTCCCGAGTATATTCACGGTTTTCTTTATAAACACACGAATAAGTAAAACACTAGCTGATTCTGCACAGAAGAAACTTGTAACATTGACTGTAAAGCAGAGTATTCCAGAAGCCTCCACTCACTGTTTACACTCATGGGATCTTAAAAATGAACTCAGAAGTGGTGAGTCTCCAACTTCCCTGGTCGGAAATCTGCGTTCGCTCCCGAGTGAGTTCACAGTTTTCCTCATGGAGATTTGGAAAACGCACAACCTCCAGGTCAGTCGGACCATAAGCGAGGGGTCACTGTCAGCTGCTGGGGTGCAACTCACCCGCTGACCTCGACCTCCACACTTCCCATAAAACATTCAGCGAGTGGTTGTCTCTATTTATTCTATGACgggctgtccagggtgtcccccagcCCTCTGGAATAACCCGTCATCCGTAACAGTCTGGCGGCGCTGACATGGCTGAGCCGCAGCTCATATCTGAGAGGTGAATTAGCACTAATGGATCCTATTATGGAGCAACAAGCGGCGGCCATCACGCCCTTTATTTTGATGGATGTGGACTCCCAGACTCACACTAGTGCATGTACAcgaccccccctccccaccacaAGCCTCCTGGCTCGCAGAGAAAGTGGCGTGCAGCGAGGAAGGAAGTCAATATTTGAGGAGCGGAGGCTACCTGGCTTCACGCTCCGGATCCGCCTCTCCATCTAACCAGCCGCTCGAGCCTTTCCAGAGGTGAACAGATGTGATTGTGATATGCTTGTGTTGGCTCGGGTCCCGGCGGGCTTCAGCAGAGCTTCCTTTTGCCTTCGGGAAGCTGCTAGAGCCGCGTAAGTGGGTCAAAACCTCATATTTACACATGCTGATGTCGGCGTAAATGTCTGTTAATGAAGAGCGGTCAGTGATGAAGATTCCAGTGTTGTCACTGGGAGCGACTCAGAGGACGAGATCAGGGGTTTGGAGGTGAAGTTAGATGGACTGGAGAGGTGGAGAACTGAGGCTCATTTGAGCGGCCAAATCTAGATAGAAGGAAGAGGAAAGAGGCTGAAAACTTTCACCCCAGATTAGAGGCTGAAATGTCACACagatgtgtttgtctgtttttgataTTTCTGGACTAAACATTTGCTGAGAAACACAAAAGCCTCCTTCTGCTGCAGACTGTTGATTCGACTCCCAGCGGCTGAGACGTCGACCACTCTCCCCTGGATGTGTATTGCAGCCCTGACGCAGGTGAGGCgtcctcacctgcagcaggaagTGTTTGAAGCCCACGAGCTTTTGTGCTGATTCCAGCCGTGACACTTAACACCAGAGCACTCGcaccaatacacacacacacactcacacacacacacatgcgggcAATTAACAGCTTCACTTCATTGTTGCGACAACAGCCAGGAAATACAACACAACAACGACAATCGCCCCAAGATTAGTGAGAATTCTGGGGGTTCAGCTGGCGCAACACTGTAAACTGTGATTTTGTTTCATGACCCTCCAAACATATTTGAACGTCCAAGCTGAGTTTGTTGAgacgaaagaaagaaaaaataacttttttaaatttatttattttatacattttgtcTAAAGAAATatgcattatttttaaaaagggtTTATTGTTATTGATTCAATTTAACAAtgtaaaatacaatgtttttaatattcatatttaatgtcagatttttatttttaagaatgtagaagaaaatattatttgaaaataaGGTTTAAGTAGTTTCTGTAGGGTGATTGAAGAAGGAAGTAGTGATCACTTTCTTGTGACATGAACATGGTTATTGctaatggtttttttttaatgtaacagGAAATGATGCAGTGGGTTCACATGTACTTTTGAGGCACTAAGACTGGATCGGTTGTCTGCTTGTGGTGGTGAGCCAGGGTCGGAGCACTGGTGGGAAACAagcctggacaggtcacctgtCCAGCTCAAACACCAATCTTTGAGTGTGGTGAGGGAAGATGTAGATTTTAAAGCCGCCTAGTTTCTGatgtttggaggaaaaaaacaatccaaTGAGACACATTCTGGGAACAGATGGAGTTGTCCATTaacccccccccaccaccactgcTTACAGATGTGGCAGGAAGGAGGGCTGGGCGGGAAGGTTCTGGGGGAGAATCTGGGCCTTCCCTTCCGTGCATGTACGCGTGGATGATCACACCGACAAGATATCCACCATTCACCGAGCGCTGCATGTAGGCCAAGCCTGCGAGCGTCGCAGCTGCACTCACAAGTCTGCACGCAGAGGAGGGAGGGTCCAAGATTCAGACCCCAAATCGTCTTCCAGTGAAACTAAAGCATCATTTAAGTTGGTGATTCAGGACTATGTTTTAAACGTTGCCACACTGAGCTAAAGATAAGGAGTCTGATGTGGTTTGCATGACAGTTTTGTGACACAGAGGGAAGTGGGAAACACAAATAGTGACACAAAGAATGTTATTAATCTTTAgcaaaaaagtaaagaaaaaaaaaccttggaaATGACTCAAAAGGGAGCCAGTTAACCACAATAATAAAGgctacaaaaagaaaatgttagtaataaaaaaaaatacaagaaatttaaagcaaaaatgtaaactaattaaagaaaagaaaagcaaaaaatgtGTATGAAAATCAATTATGATTAAAAGATCTACATTCGaatcaaaagcaaaacaaggcCGAAGAATGACTAATAGGTCGTCCTGATAAAATTTAGTATCCGGGGAAAGAAataattatacatatatatatatataatttttatttatatatatatatatatatatatatatatatatatatatatatatatatatatatatatatatatatatatatgtataattatttatatatatatatatatataaataatatatatttatatatgaaataattatacatatatataattatatatatatatatatattttatttgtatatgtatatgtcatttatatatatatacaaattctgattaaaaaatatataaaaatatataaagaaaaatgtATACATATATCAATGACAACAggttaataaatacattaataaacatGCTAATAAATAAAGAcggattaaataaaataaactcacaccaaccccaaaataaattgatttgttcattcatttaaaaaaagactatgcagttaaaaaaaatcatgacaatCCAAGGTAAATTTGAATACTGCAGTAACAACATAAATAAACGACACTTTTTGAAGAACGCAGAGGATGAGGGAAAAGGTCAACGCGGTGTACTTGTTTCAAGGTGCAGAAAGCAAACGTGTATTGGGGAAACTGTGAACCTTTGACTGGTTAAAAGCCCCTAACTGacgggtggggggtgggggttttacacacacacacacacacacacacacacacgcacacgcacacaccggGATGTCAGAGAGAAAGGAAATTCACACTCATTTCCTCCGTGTGGTTTCGGTACAAATCAACAACATCCTGTCCTTTTGTGAATCCTGCCTGCCCTCATGCTGCTTCCCCCAACCCCCCCTCCacacctcccctcctccctcctctgttCTTTTACACCACCGTAGCGCAGGAAGTCAGGCCGCGTCCTTGTTCGCAATAAACGGCTGTAAATAGAACCGCACACAACCGAGGCTCCGCGGCTTCTCTGCCGTCACGTGACCGCTAAAAACTGGGTTGAACATGCGAATCGGACCTGACGTTGCCCTCGTGCCCCCTCTTTCATCACCCACCTCCCCACTTTTCTCTCGTTCGCCGTTTCTTTCCATTCATAAAAACCTCAACGTTGCGCATGCACACACTCGCGCGCGGTCCTCCTCATTCATAAAAACCACCGCCCCTCCCGCTCCTGCGCCTCCCTCCCATTCACAAAAAAGGGGGGAAACGGCGCATGCGCAGTGACGCCCCccgcccctctctctctctctcgctctccctaACCCTCCCATTCATAAAaactctctccctcccccctctAAGGTTGCAACATCATATCCGAAGCCCTGCGTCCACAACCGCAGTCGCCTTTTACGCACCAGCGAGTGGAGAATCCAGCCGGAGACCTGCTTCCACCAGCGCCTTTGGATTTATCCCAACACTTGCTCTGGAGATTTAAACACAACACCGCCGAGACTGGACTATAATCTGCGCGCAAAAACGGAGCGCGACGGAGCGATGAGAATTTTATCCTGAAACTACGGTGAGTGAGCGCAGCGACGCACTGAGATCTAACCCCTCACATTCCGCCGCGACTCAGTCCTTTTGAGTGAAAGCTGTGAGTGGCGGGGGGGTCAATCTTTAACCGGCCAAGTGGCGAGCGCAGGGCGAGCGAGCGCGGATCCAAAACTGGATTATTCTTATCACGTTAAGGCGCTCTGAAACGCAGGCATGTTGCGCGCTCTCAGCCCGGACTGGTCTTCCATCCGCTGCAGCTGTCGATCACGGCGCCGCACGCTCGTGTCAGGTGTCTTTTTCAGCTGCAGCGCTTCCCGTTTTGGCCGCGATAAACCTCGGAGCCGCGCGCGGAGAACTGCGCACCGACAAGTTGTTTGTGGGAACACAATGTCCCGGCGCGTTATCCGGCGTCCCCGCCGACGATGGACGCCGAAAACGTTCTTGTAATCTCTGTATAAACACGCTACGCCGAGCGGCCGCCTCCGGTTTTTATGACTCAGTCCATTCACATATTGAAGGGAGggacgcgcgcgcgcacactcGCACAAGCGCAGTTccggcttagatttgacgatCGCAAGCGTCGGTGCCAGCGAACTCACAACAGGTTTCTCAAGTATAGAAGGAGCAAAAACAACATGTCAAACCCACAGAGTGATCTGCGGAAAATTCGGATGAAAAATGCTGGTGATAGACGTTGGCAGTCTCCGTGCAGGAGAGTCCCATTCACAAGAGCGGTTCTCATTCATAAATCCGTGCAGTCATTCATGACTCAGCCGCGCGCTGCTTTTTGCCTTCTCGGATCATGTCAGAGCTAGAAAAGAAGGTTTGAACCCCCATTTCGGAGGAGAGTTGGGGTGTAACTTGTGACTCCCAATCATGATGGTTTTGTTGGGATTGTCTAAATGAGTGTCGAGTTCTAACTGACTCCTTTCGTGGCAGACTCTCtcaatgctgctgtagaccgacgACGTGCACATGGAGTCCAGGGTTCCCCACCACATCCCAGGAGTGTCCTCCTCCCTCATATCCCAGCCTCTCCTGGACAGCCGGGTGCCCTACGGACGTCTGCAGCACCCGCTCACCATCTACCCCATCGACCAGATCAAGTCTTCGCATGTGGAGAACGACTACATCGACAGCCCCGCCGTCGTCTCCCAGCAGCCGCCGAGCCAGAAGAGCCGGAGGATCACCTGGCTCGGGCAGAACCAGGAGGCGAATCACAACAACCACCACAACCACCAGCACCACGAGGCGGGGCGCTGCGAGCCCCACCCTCACCAGGACTCCACCACTCACCCGTGGATTTCCTTCAGCGGCAGACCCagctccatcagcagcagcagcagcacgtcgtCCGACCAGAGGCTGCTGGACCACGCCGCGCCCACGCCTACGGTGGACCACCACCTCCATCCCGTGGGCAAAATCTCCACCTGGAGCCCCGGCTGCTTCACTTCCTCCGAGGCCAAGGTCCTgacttcctctgcttcctctaaaACCCTGGACCACAAGCCTGCCAAGGCGCCAACAGGAGGCAGCACCGCGGGCCAGCAGGGGTTGGCGGTCATCCCTTCCACCCCGGCTGAGAAGAAACACCTTCTGCTCTGCGAACAATGTGGCAAGTGCAGATGCACGGAGTGCACGCTGCCCAGAACCCTACCCTCTTGCTGGGTTTGCAACCAGGAGTGCCTGTGCTCAGCCCAGAGCCTGGTGGACGCCGCCACCTGCATGTGCCTGGTCAAAGGCATCTTTTACCACTGCACCGAGGACGAGGACGACGAAGGCTCATGCGCCGACAAGCCGTGCTCGTGCTCCCAGGCCAACTGCTGTGCGCGTTGGTCCTTCATGACGGCCCTCTCCTTTGTCCTGCCGTGCCTAGTCTGCTATCTTCCAGCCGTGGGTCTGGCCAAACTGGGACAGAAGTGTTATGACAATGTCAGCCGACCCGGCTGCCGCTGCAAGCACCTGCAGGCTGGCGCCAACATCTGTAAAAGCGGCGGCGTTGAGGCGAAAGCCGGGACTCTAGACAAGCTGCAGCAAGGCTTATGATACTGGACCTGCACCACAGTACTTGCTTGCTCTCTCTGGACGGGACAATCCAACACCACCCCCTTAAGTGACCCCATTAATCTGCTGGATGAGTGAAACAaaaggtactttttttttttccaagggtGGATGATCAACAAATCTGAAGGGGCGTTGCAAGCTGATTTTTATTTCGACGCACGAAGTAGAGACTGGATTGGCGGGACTGGTGTTTTGGGAAGATGACTGAAGGCACAAAGTCATTGTACCTCTCTGCTGCTCTGTATTTCTTTGCTCTTTTTTGTCACTAACCAAAAGCTAGTCGTGGTAGACGGTGGAGAGGAAATACCCGAAAAGTTATCCCTCCCCCCTCAGCGAGGCGTCACCGCCTACCGTCGTCGCCTCGACAGAGTTGCTCAAAATGTCGTGGAGATTTCCCCTCCTTGTGTCGGTAACCTCTCCGCTGTTACCTTCCCATCTCTAATCCCGAGTCACCGCAGCATGACCTGCATGCTCTAGAAGTCGATGTTTCGTAGACAAATCTGTTTTTAGAAACCTTCTCAGGGACTCTCCTCTCCAGACGAAAACAGCCCGGAACGCTACTTCCTCTTTGCATCACGTAAAAGCAAAGAAACGTAAAAGCTCGAAGGCAATACTTTAGGAAACCAAAATGGCAACGAGAAGGAATCAAACCACCCCTTGCACAAGAAGACACGAACATCAAAGGACGTACTAAAGCACAGTATTAACCACCTCAACTATCTAGTGCACTACACCCCCCCCCCGCCCTTCCACTCGCGTCATAATGCTGCATAGCTGTGATCGTCCGATAGTCTGTCTTTCTATCCTCTATTTTTGTGGCTCGCATGTTTCTAGGACTTTGCCAAAGGACGCCGTAGCATGTTGTCGCTGTCTGAGCGAACACAGTCGCTGTGCGCTCGATGCCAAACGGAGGTGAcgacatgaaaaaaaagcatgcTGCCCCTTTAATAGCGACGGCCTGGGGGTTCATTCTAGCTCCATAACATTCATCACCTAGTTGcacaaagctaaaaaaaagagaaaagggaATCAGTTCTGAATGTACGCGGCAATATTTAAAAGTGCCAAACGTGAGTCGACAAAAGTAGGTGGCAGCAAAACTCCCGATATATTTAGTACTAGAGCTATGCAGGTGTTTGCTGTAAATACTTTCACCACATTTGTGTTCTTTAGAGGAGAGTTTTCAATGAGAGATGCATGGTACATTATAACTACAACTCAGTACAAGCCTATATATAGAGAGAAAGAGTATATTAGATACCTATTTTGAGGGGCGAGGAGGACGTGACGGGGAGCGGGCGTCATGATTTAGGCAATAATTTATATTTGAAAAGAAGATATAAGCTGTTGGGGGCGGGGTTCTCCGAGTCCTGGATCTATTTTTCCCTTCCACCCGAGGCCCTCAAACACCCCTGGATTTGATTGACAAACACAGCTGCCGCGCATAAACATGTCATCCCACCGAGACGGCAGAGAAAGACaagtctgtctctctttctctcccgtCTTCTCTGGCTTTGTTTCCCCCGCCGCCATTTTTCCTGTCTCTACGAGACCCTTCTTTTAGCTTTACACTTCCACTCGACGACTTTAGTTGCCGCACCAGCTCAGATGAGTCCGAGGAGAAAGTCTCGCAGTGACGTCATTCCTGTATGTCTGTTCagtgtcaacaaaaaaaaaaaaagtttggggaTAAAAAACACGACCTGTGCTTTTTGTTTAGATATAACAGATAAAAACTCTCATATAAAAGGTTCCCTTtatagatatatttattttgaagttctaTTTTATATAGTATTTATTTAGATGCCAactttttgtttgtgaagaaagccTATGTTGAAATGGAATGTACATTGACTATGGAAATATATATTGTTAAATATACCTGGCTGTCGTGTCGTCTCTTCCACACTCACAATCACTTCAAAAATGGCTCAAAATATTGCCTTGATTTTTAGACTATATGAGcgtgaaaataacattttgtatattaaaaaagttttttgtttttttaatatagttTTTAAACTGTTTTGAAGCAACATAAACTCAAACTCAACACAATGAAATAACACAAAACTTGTAATATTTTCTCAAGAtaactttaatttatttatctgATTCATTTTCCTCAACTTTATTATTGGATTAAATTATCACTGGGAATTATTGTCACTTTATTTCTCATGTGTTTTATGGATCTAACATATTCATTTGTCGAGCTTAATCTACACCGACTCAAGTCAAGATCCTATATTTCAATATGATCTGATCAATAAACTTTTAAAATCACTGTTTGATTCCAATGAAAATATTCCGAACTCAAAACATTCTTTTTATTTCCCTCTTCATAATTTATCACTCCAAAGTCCTCTCACTTCTGAGAGCGAGTGCTTCGCAGGCTAATAAATCACTGCTTCATCTTCCTGGCCAAACAAAGCAACTTGACCTCCAACGTAAAGAGAAGCTGCCGTGTGCAACTCAGGGAAGGATCCAAGGCCTGTTAGATGATGTAACACGACACAGAAAGTAGTCGGATGCTTCCGAGCTGCCGTGGCGTCCAAATGTGCGGCATTCCTCTCTGCAGTGGAGCAGCGGCCCACCTGTGCTGCGCTCAGCCCGGGGGCGTCTTCATCggcccctcctcctcatcctcttcctgggTGTTTACCCCGGAGAGCGGGCCTGACCTTCCAGCAGCACATAAAGAACCAGTTTCCGCTGCAGAAGCCCCGCAGGCGCTGCCGCGTCTGCCCCGACAGGTGAGATCAGAGAGCAACCTGCCTGTTTACCTGCCGCTCTGTCAGCACCCACCTGGGACGACACTCAAACACCTGCGTTTGACTTCCTCCACACCTACGTTGTCATCTCCACCCCAGCGGGCCGTATACATATCATCAACACAGGAAGGCAGGACACCAGGAAACCATTTATTATCGGCTACGTCGCCGATACAGACGCGTGAAAGGCAAATCATTATTTGTGCTGAAGCATCGGCGGCAGGTACGACGGCCGGATGTGGCACCTGGGACTGCAGCATGGGTGGCGGGGGTGGTGCGGGTGTCAAACCTCCACTGTAAGATTGAACTACTT is a window from the Synchiropus splendidus isolate RoL2022-P1 chromosome 17, RoL_Sspl_1.0, whole genome shotgun sequence genome containing:
- the spry4 gene encoding protein sprouty homolog 4, translating into MESRVPHHIPGVSSSLISQPLLDSRVPYGRLQHPLTIYPIDQIKSSHVENDYIDSPAVVSQQPPSQKSRRITWLGQNQEANHNNHHNHQHHEAGRCEPHPHQDSTTHPWISFSGRPSSISSSSSTSSDQRLLDHAAPTPTVDHHLHPVGKISTWSPGCFTSSEAKVLTSSASSKTLDHKPAKAPTGGSTAGQQGLAVIPSTPAEKKHLLLCEQCGKCRCTECTLPRTLPSCWVCNQECLCSAQSLVDAATCMCLVKGIFYHCTEDEDDEGSCADKPCSCSQANCCARWSFMTALSFVLPCLVCYLPAVGLAKLGQKCYDNVSRPGCRCKHLQAGANICKSGGVEAKAGTLDKLQQGL